A single window of Botrytis cinerea B05.10 chromosome 3, complete sequence DNA harbors:
- the Bcpep3 gene encoding Bcpep3: MALDPSSGYVAARNLQDLNLNEIALPIFNVEKVQLQFSIASDFVAAQVANNVLVLALSNGRILRIDLDNPADIDDIDLPKKTSEVGVIRRMFLDPTASHLIICTSQGENYYLHTQSRQPRPLSRLRGVSIECIAWNPSLPTSSTREILIGTSDGMIYEGYIETATEFYRKEDKYLKALMRLPDGPVTGLWVDLVTGRPDAKEVRRVMVATQSRVLHLIGKIGRVAHEGGASIFTRLFETEQPTVHELSRISTTAASSLVVSPNHPDSASMESLTPDRTFAWLSSQGVYYGTLMTTPATSDLGARLFTEAKLLPRSQLPASENSMGRKKPVPDSIDSIALTQWHILHLIGGRVVAVNRLDDRVIFDQVVLEPGQQALGLFADQEKNTFWLFTTQEIYEIVVTDEDRDVWKVMLQTEHFDAALRYAKGPAQKDAVATASGDYLISKGSYLEAAGVYGKSSKPFEQVALTFVDNDQQDALRKYLLTKLTTYRKASIMQRIMIASWLVEIFMSKLNSLDDMIVTKAELSENLNPTETRNQLDTIRTEYQDFVTKYKSDLDKKTTYDIISSHGREDELLFYASAVNDYNYVLSYWIQRERWKEALNVLKKQTAPEIFYRYSSGLMTHVATDLVDILIRHSDLKPRNLIPALLNYDKYFQGSLSQNQAIRYLLHVINHLNSTDAAVHNTLISIYASHPSKDESALLSYLESQGDEPSFDSDFALRLCIQHSRVQSCVHIYSTMGQYLQAVELALAHSEIDLASLVADRPLSNPPLRKKLWLAVAKKVISQSNGIKTAIEFLKRCDLLKIEDLIPFFPDFVVIDDFKEEICAALEDYSRNIDSLKKEMDESSQTATNIKIDIAALDQRYAIVEPGEKCYVCTLPLLSRQFFVFPCQHAFHSDCLGKRVMDQVGVSKAKRIREVQMSISKGMVMGAKREALIAELDGLVASACILCSDFAIKRIDEPFVTSADDINEWAL; this comes from the exons ATGGCTCTCGACCCGTCAAGCGGCTATGTAGCCGCAAGAAATCTACAagatctcaatctcaatgaGATCGCGCTTCCAATATTTAATGTCGAAAAAGTacaacttcaattctctATAGCCTCCGACTTTGTAGCGGCGCAGGTTGCAAACAATGTCCTGGTTCTGGCACTTTCGAATGGCAGGATTCTCCGAATCGACCTGGATAATCCTGCAGATATAGATG ACATTGACCTTCCTAAAAAGACCTCGGAAGTTGGAGTGATACGGCGCATGTTTCTTGACCCAACAGCTTCACATCTGATCATATGTACTTCACAAGGGGAAAACTATTACCTCCATACACAATCCAGGCAGCCCAGGCCCCTTTCACGACTACGAGGTGTATCGATAGAATGTATTGCCTGGAATCCCTCGTTACCGACATCCTCGACCAGGGAAATACTTATTGGGACTTCGGATGGAATGATCTATGAAGGGTATATCGAAACAGCTACGGAATTTTACCGTAAGGAGGACAAGTACCTAAAAGCCCTTATGAGGCTTCCAGATGGACCTGTTACTGGACTATGGGTGGATCTTGTTACTGGTAGACCTGACGCCAAAGAAGTTCGACGAGTAATGGTAGCTACACAAAGTCGGGTGCTTCACTTGATAGGCAAGATTGGCCGGGTGGCACATGAAGGAGGTGCATCAATATTTACACGGCTTTTTGAGACGGAACAACCCACGGTTCATGAGTTGTCTAGGATATCTACAACTGCAGCTTCTTCTCTTGTAGTGTCTCCAAATCATCCCGACTCTGCGTCTATGGAAAGTTTGACCCCAGATCGTACCTTTGCATGGTTATCATCACAAGGTGTATACTACGGTACATTAATGACTACACCTGCAACCTCGGATTTGGGTGCAAGATTGTTTACCGAGGCGAAATTGCTACCTAGATCTCAATTGCCAGCTTCAGAGAACTCGATGGGTCGCAAGAAGCCAGTTCCAGATTCAATCGATTCGATTGCGTTGACTCAATGGCATATTCTTCATCTGATTGGGGGGCGTGTTGTTGCCGTTAATCGACTTGATGATAGAGTGATATTTGATCAAGTGGTCTTGGAACCTGGCCAACAAGCACTGGGACTGTTCGCTGATCAGGAGAAGAACACATTTTGGCTCTTCACTACACAAGAAATTTATGAAATTGTTGTCACAGACGAAGATAGAGATGTGTGGAAAGTTATGCTGCAGACAGAACATTTTGATGCAGCTCTACGTTATGCTAAAGGGCCAGCTCAGAAAGATGCTGTAGCCACAGCATCTGGTGACTATCTCATTAGCAAGGGCTCATATCTCGAAGCTGCAGGGGTTTATGGAAAGAGTAGCAAACCGTTTGAACAAGTTGCACTCACATTCGTTGATAACGATCAGCAAGATGCCTTACGAAAGTATCTCCTTACAAAACTCACAACTTACAGAAAGGCCTCAATTATGCAACGCATCATGATTGCGAGTTGGCTTGTTGAGATTTTTATGTCGAAGCTTAACTCCCTTGACGATATGATCGTCACTAAAGCGGAGTTATCTGAGAATTTGAATCCCACAGAGACGAGAAATCAATTAGACACAATTCGAActgaatatcaagatttCGTCACAAAATACAAGAGTGACCTTGACAAGAAGACCACCTACGATATAATCAGCAGTCACGGCAGAGAAGATGAACTCCTTTTCTATGCTAGTGCTGTAAACGATTACAATTACGTTCTCTCCTATTGGATTCAGAGAGAACGTTGGAAGGAGGCGTTGAATGTATTAAAGAAGCAGACAGCACCGGAAATCTTTTACAGATACAGCAGTGGACTCATGACACATGTAGCCACTGATCTTGTAGATATTCTTATAAGACACTCGGACTTGAAGCCTCGGAATCTCATTCCAGCCTTACTGAACTACGACAAGTATTTTCAGGGGtctctctctcaaaaccAAGCCATCCGTTACCTTCTACATGTCATCAATCACCTAAACTCAACCGATGCGGCCGTACATAATacattaatttcaatttatgcCTCTCATCCATCAAAGGATGAATCGGCCCTCCTTTCATATCTCGAATCACAAGGTGATGAGCCAAGTTTTGATTCAGACTTTGCTCTTCGACTCTGCATTCAGCACTCGCGAGTTCAATCATGTGTACACATATACAGCACCATGGGACAATATCTACAAGCAGTAGAACTCGCTCTCGCACATTCAGAGATAGATCTCGCCTCACTCGTTGCCGATCGTCCTCTTTCAAATCCTCCATTACGAAAAAAACTCTGGCTCGCCGTGGCCAAAAAAGtaatttctcaatcaaatgGCATCAAAACCGCTATTGAATTCCTCAAACGTTGTGACCTTCTCAAAATCGAAGACTtgattcctttctttccagaTTTTGTCGTCATAGATGATTTCAAGGAAGAAATATGCGCAGCGCTCGAAGATTATAGTCGTAATATCGATTCTCTCAAGAAGGAAATGGACGAATCCTCTCAAACGGCTACTAATATTAAGATTGATATTGCCGCCCTCGATCAACGCTATGCAATTGTGGAACCGGGTGAAAAATGCTACGTGTGCACCTTACCGTTGCTGAGTAGACAGTTCTTTGTATTTCCTTGTCAGCATGCTTTTCATAGCGATTGCTTAGGCAAGAGAGTTATGGATCAGGTGGGAGTTAGTAAAGCAAAGAGGATTAGAGAAGTGCAGATGTCGATCAGTAAAGGCATGGTTATGGGAGCGAAGAGGGAGGCGCTGATTGCAGAGTTGGATGGTTTGGTAGCTAGTGCTTG TATTCTTTGTAGCGACTTTGCTATCAAACGAATTGATGAACCATTTGTTACGTCTGCTGATGATATAAATGAGTGGGCATTGTAG
- the Bcste11 gene encoding Bcste11: MAMLASKNPFPASLGPSSSSFSSNSQTATAQSSRRAPAMLATNQTFASPTESEFSDVDGPESAKRWDEDQVGDWLRSVNCGDYEKLFKKNNINGENLLEMDKAVLQEMGIEKIGDRVRLFLGIKKLRTKAYANQKKRNRDSFATLDTFAHTPSSSGSPRPTNSASRNMSTSTNKRFSRQFDTFNTATAIPENVSKPVSRPVSPLTNSEVRPVRQQQRYGIMSPAEQMKRDQNQGYFNGSSNISIPGSAATISGRRPTTPSDPTQPQIARLATGHTRANPSIDGSLMASLPTNQDVIRVISSKGVTKVVKVADCSSCDEVMRLTLRKFGYREDHDRNYCFWVLAGVDPDPSQCRRLPEAELWRIIKDQKRAERNRLILRKIHAGEPGDDELQRAASIALEEATTTHNRAIETSDNKRSQLKVQKMLGETWNDNLQHPLSPASFQSTGSNLSITERERNVYNAAKDLERPLPADSRESSRHKASKKGGGLRHFFGQRPPSELITSDLTTYFPDHPREEIDRTARLSLRRSTRLSKVNSRLSVASNLSFASSVADAPPMPTIADTWLMGNSQLAKIRPLDLSRATSSRFRDSVASSLLDIVQEESPTEPNRKSYVSFATDSGSDTTNVNVTTDDSSSVRDSYFEDGSTEAGDSLKEITQALNNDGEELDEELESFLQGDSWDDSKWMKGALIGQGSFGSVFLALHAVTGELLAVKQVETPSPSTDSKNDARKKSMIDALKREISFLRDLQHPNIVQYLGASSSDKHLNIFLEYVPGGSVQTMLNSYGALGEPLIRSFVRQIVTGLAYLHGKDIIHRDIKGANILVDNKGGIKISDFGISKKIEASNLLNGPGNNKNRPSLQGSVFWMAPEVVKQTAYTRKADIWSLGCLVIEMMTGTHPFPDCSQLQAIFKIGGARISPTVPDEASPDAKIFLASTFEVEHTKRPSADELLLSPFLNPIT, from the exons ATGGCAATGCTAGCTTCAAAGAATCCCTTTCCCGCATCGCTGGGCCCGTCCTcgtcttccttctcttctaaTTCACAAACGGCCACTGCTCAGTCGAGTAGAAGAGCGCCCGCCATGTTGGCCACAAATCAAACATTCGCGAGCCCTACAGAATCTGAGTTTTCAGATGTTGACGGTCCAGAGTCGGCGAAACGATGGGACGAGGATCAAGTTGGCGATTGGCTAAGGAGTGTCAACTGCGGCGATTATGAGAAGTTattcaagaagaacaatATAAATGGCGAGAATCTTTTGGAGATGGACAAAGCAGTCCTTCAGGAAATGGGCATTGAAAAGATAGGAGATCGCGTTCGTTTATTCTTGGGCATCAAGAAGCTCAGGACCAAGGCGTATGCCAatcagaagaaaagaaatagg GACTCTTTTGCGACCTTGGATACCTTTGCACACACTCCATCTTCCTCTGGTTCACCTCGTCCCACAAACTCCGCAAGTCGGAACATGTCTACATCTACCAATAAAAGGTTCTCAAGGCAGTTTGATACATTCAATACCGCTACAGCGATTCCCGAGAACGTTAGCAAGCCAGTTTCGCGACCTGTCTCACCTTTAACAAACTCTGAAGTTCGGCCTGTACGACAACAGCAAAGATATGGTATCATGAGCCCGGCAGAACAAATGAAGCGAGACCAAAACCAAGGATACTTTAATGGATCAAGTAACATTAGCATACCAGGCAGCGCTGCAACTATTTCCGGAAGACGTCCCACCACTCCATCTGATCCCACACAACCACAGATAGCTCGGCTAGCTACTGGACATACTCGAGCCAATCCCAGTATCGACGGCTCACTCATGGCTTCATTGCCAACAAACCAAGATGTCATCAGGGTGATATCTTCCAAAGGTGTCACAAAGGTGGTCAAGGTTGCAGATTGTAGCTCTTGTGACGAGGTAATGCGATTGACTCTGAGAAAATTTGGCTACCGTGAGGATCACGATCGGAACTATTGTTTCTGGGTTCTTGCTGGTGTTGATCCGGATCCTAGCCAATGCCGTCGATTGCCAGAAGCCGAACTCTGGCGTATCatcaaagatcaaaagaGGGCAGAAAGAAACCGACTTATCTTGCGAAAGATACACGCAGGCGAACCTGGTGACGACGAGCTGCAGCGAGCCGCTAGCATCGCATTGGAGGAGGCTACCACAACTCATAATCGCGCCATTGAAACATCTGATAACAAGCGCAGTCAACTCAAAGTTCAGAAAATGCTCGGAGAAACCTGGAATGACAATCTTCAGCACCCACTATCACCCGCCTCGTTTCAATCCACTGGATCAAATTTGTCCATTACCGAGAGGGAACGTAATGTATATAATGCGGCTAAGGATCTTGAAAGGCCATTGCCAGCCGACTCGAGGGAGAGCTCAAGACATAAGGCCAGCAAGAAAGGTGGCGGTCTACGTCACTTCTTTGGACAAAGGCCTCCAAGTGAATTGATCACATCGGATTTGACGACATACTTCCCCGACCATCCTCGCGAAGAGATTGATCGTACTGCCAGACTTTCATTGCGGAGATCCACTCGTCTTAGTAAGGTCAACAGTCGTTTGAGCGTTGCCAGTAATTTGAGCTTTGCTTCGAGCGTAGCTGATGCACCTCCAATGCCAACAATTGCCGATACTTGGCTCATGGGCAATAGCCAATTAGCAAAAATTAGGCCATTAGACCTTTCGAGGGCAACTAGTAGTCGATTTAGAGATTCGGTAGCTTCTTCATTACTTGACATCGTCCAAGAAGAATCACCAACCGAGCCAAATCGCAAATCTTATGTCTCATTTGCGACTGACAGCGGATCTGACACTACCAATGTTAATGTAACTACCGACGATTCAAGTAGCGTGAGAGATAGCTACTTTGAAGACGGCAGCACAGAAGCTGGAGATTCTCTGAAAGAGATTACTCAAGCTCTGAATAATGATGGTGAGGAACTGGATGAGGAACTGGAGAGTTTCCTGCAGGGTGACTCTTGGGATGACAGTAAATGGATGAAGGGTGCACTCATTGGTCAAGGTTCCTTTGGTAGTGTTTTCCTGGCTCTGCATGCTGTCACTGGTGAACTGCTTGCGGTCAAGCAAGTCGAGACACCTTCGCCAAGTACAGACAGTAAAAACGATGCTCGCAAAAAGAGTATGATTGACGCTTTGAAGCGCGAGATCAGTTTCCTCCGCGACCTCCAGCACCCCAACATCGTCCAATACCTTGGAGCAAGTTCATCTGACAAACATCTCAACATTTTCCTCGAATATGTACCTGGTGGTTCTGTTCAAACCATGCTTAATTCTTATGGAGCATTGGGGGAGCCTTTAATTCGAAGTTTTGTGCGACAAATCGTTACTGGCTTGGCCTATCTCCATGGTAAAGACATTATTCACAGAGATATCAAAGGGGCAAATATTCTTGTTGACAACAAGGGTGGAATcaaaatttctgattttggAATCtcgaagaagattgaggCATCAAATCTTCTCAATGGACCTGGCAACAACAAGAACCGACCTTCTCTACAAGGTTCTGTCTTCTGGATGGCACCTGAGGTCGTCAAACAAACCGCCTATACACGCAAAGCAGATATCTGGTCGCTCGGCTGCCTTGTCATTGAGATGATGACAGGCACTCACCCATTCCCCGATTGCTCTCAACTGCAGGCCATCTTCAAGATTGGTGGTGCAAGAATTAGTCCTACAGTACCGGATGAGGCTAGCCCCGATGCAAAGATCTTTTTGGCTTCAACTTTTGAAGTTGAACATACTAAACGACCAAGTGCTGACGAGTTGTTACTCAGCCCATTTTTAAACCCAATCACTTGA
- the Bcpha2 gene encoding Bcpha2, whose protein sequence is MQSKINSSSTPAISFLGPISSYTHQAALGRFDKEKYEYQPAVGIPDVFEAVQSGKAELGVVPFENSTNGAVIFTLELLADRHSLYKDVTICGEAYLDVSHCLLGYVSTADSPVMSGTCTPTTSTPSPVKPKTTPLSSLNHIQRIYTHPQAYGQCEAFLGTYLKGVERLDVSSTSKAAEIVKADKSGTSAAIASSLAADIHKLDILAKGIEDRDDNTTRFLILRKGVDASATKVDVAAKSMVTFTIDHRTPGALADVLDCFRRYQVNLTSINSRPTKVVPFQYIFFVEFEGSKLSDPEGKVAGALNSLDKYTQDWRWLGSWEDELVDRQKRI, encoded by the exons ATGCAGTCCAAAATCAACTCCTCTAGCACACCAGCTATCTCTTTCCTTGGGCCAATTTCTTCTTATACTCATCAG GCCGCTCTTGGACGCTTCGATAAAGAGAAATACGAGTACCAACCAGCAGTCGGAATACCAG ATGTTTTCGAGGCTGTGCAATCGGGCAAGGCAGAGTTAGGTGTCGTaccttttgaaaattctacaAATGGAGCTGTGATCTTTACCCTAGAACTCCTCGCAGATCGCCATTCCTTATATAAAGATGTCACAATATGTGGCGAAGCCTATCTTGATGTTAGTCACTGCCTGTTAGGCTATGTTTCGACGGCAGATTCACCAGTGATGTCTGGTACTTGTACTCCGACTACATCGACCCCTTCTCCTGTCAAGCCAAAGACAACGCCGCTATCTAGTCTCAATCACATTCAACGTATCTACACCCATCCACAAGCATACGGCCAGTGCGAGGCATTTCTAGGAACATATTTGAAGGGGGTTGAGAGGCTGGACGTCAGTTCCACAAGCAAGGCAGCCGAAATCGTTAAAGCAGATAAGAGTGGTACAAGTGCAGCCATTGCCAGTTCGCTCGCAGCAGATATCCACAAATTAGATATTCTGGCAAAAGGAATTGAGGATCGTGACGATAACACTACCAGATTTCTCATTTTGCGCAAAGGTGTAGATGCATCCGCTACAAAGGTTGATGTTGCCGCCAAGTCGATGGTTACTTTTACAATTGATCATCGAACACCGGGTGCACTCGCAGACGTACTGGACTGCTTCAGGAGATACCAAGTAAATTTGACGAGTATTAACAGCCGCCCAACGAAAGTGGTTCCTTTCCAATACATTTTCTTCGTTGAGTTTGAGGGAAGTAAGCTGAGTGATCCAGAGGGGAAAGTAGCTGGGGCATTGAACAGCCTTGACAAGTACACACAGGATTGGCGCTGGCTTGGAAGCTGGGAAGATGAACTTGTGGATAGACAAAAGAGAATATAA
- the Bcsup45 gene encoding Bcsup45, whose product MSDAQANEAEKNIEIWKVKKLIKRLEAARGNGTSMISLIIPPKDQVSRAAKMLAEEYGTASNIKSRVNRQSVLSAITSTQQRLKLYNKVPPNGLVVYCGEILTSEGKERKVNIDFEPFKPINTSLYLCDNKFHTEALAELLESDQKFGFIIMDGNGALFGTLSGNTRDVVHKFSVDLPKKHGRGGQSALRFARLREEKRHNYVRKVAELAVQNFITADKVNVAGIILAGSADFKNDLNQSDLFDNRLATKVIKVVDVSYGGENGFNQAIELSAETLSNVKFIQEKKLIGKYFEEISQDTGRVCYGVEDTLKALELGAVEVLIVFENLEINRWVLKDSNGVQTILHTTKQSEASNREQFMDKETGQEMEVVSSESFLEWIAEKYRDFGTTLEFVSDRSSEGNQFVKGFGGIGGLLRYKVNFEQLAEVDDDDDYYDD is encoded by the exons ATGAGTGACGCTCAGGCAAATGAGGCCGAGAAGAATATCGAGATATGGAAGGtgaaaaaattgattaaGCGCCTCGAAGCTGCGCGTGGAAATGGAACCTCCATGATTTCTCTTATCATTC CGCCAAAGGATCAGGTCTCCCGTGCGGCGAAGATGTTGGCAGAAGAATAC GGTACCGCATCGAACATCAAGTCTCGTGTGAATCGACAATCCGTTCTTTCTGCCATCACGTCTACCCAACAAAGACTGAAGTTGTATAATAAGGTCCCGCCCAATGGCTTGGTTGTGTACTGTGGTGAAATTTTGACATcagaaggaaaggaaagaaaggtcaACATCGATTTCGAGCCCTTCAAGCCCATCAACACATCTCTCTACCTTTGCGACAACAAATTCCACACGGAGGCTCTTGCTGAATTGTTGGAGTCTGACCAGAAGTTCGGCTTCATCATTATGGACGGAAATGGCGCACTCTTCGGTACCTTGAGTGGAAACACCAGAGACGTTGTTCACAAATTTTCTGTCGATTTACCAAAGAAGCACGGTCGTGGTGGACAATCTGCCCTTCGTTTCGCGCGTCTTCGTGAGGAAAAGCGTCACAACTACGTCAGAAAGGTTGCCGAATTGGCTGTACAGAATTTCATTACAGCAGATAAGGTCAATGTAGCTGGTATTATCTTGGCTGGTTCTGCCGATTTCAAGAATGATCTCAACCAGTCCGATTTGTTTGACAACCGTTTGGCCACAAAGGTTATTAAGGTTGTTGATGTTTCTTATGGTGGTGAGAACGGATTCAATCAGGCTATTGAGCTTTCAGCCGAGACACTTAGCAACGTCAAATTCATCCAGGAGAAGAAGCTTATTGGAAAGTACTTTGAGGAGATCAGTCAAGACACAGGACGAGTTTGTTATGGTGTTGAGGATACTCTGAAGGCTTTGGAACTAGGTGCTGTTGAGGTTTTGATCGTTTTTGAGAACCTCGAGATCAACCGTTGGGTGTTGAAAGATAGCAATGGCGTTCAAACAATTCTTCATACTACTAAGCAATCTGAGGCCTCAAACCGAGAGCAATTCATGGACAAGGAGACTGGCCAAGAAATGGAAGTCGTTTCCTCAGAGTCGTTCTTGGAATGGATCGCCGAAAAGTACAGAGATTTCGGAACAACATTAGAGTTTGTCTCGGACAGATCCAGTGAGGGCAACCAATTCGTCAAGGGTTTTGGTGGTATTGGTGGCCTTTTGCGCTACAAGGTCAATTTTGAACAGTTGGCCGAAgttgatgacgatgatgactACTACGACG ATTGA